AGGGGAGGGACGAGGCAGGCGAATGCGTTGCCGCGTGATCGGCCATCGATCTCTACCTAAGGCCTGACGTCGGGAACTGCGGGGGTATTCCGTCCCGCGGGTCTGGTTTCCTCCCGCACGAGCACGCGCGGTATACTGATGTCGACAGGAACACAGGGTGCGGAGGAAACACGATGAGCACGGATGGACAGCAGCGGATCGAACACGACGCGCTTGGAGACGTGCGCGTGCCGGCGGACGCGTATTACGGTTCGCAGACAGCGCGGGCGATTGAAAATTTTCCCATCAGCGGCCTCCGACTCCCCCGCGCCTTCATCGCGGCGACCGCGACGATCAAGCGAGCGGCGGCGGAAGTCAACGCCGGCCTCGACCTCCTAGATCCCAAGATCGCCGCGGCGATCGCTCAGGCGGCTCAGGAAGTCATTGAAGGAAAATGGGACGCGCAGTTTCCGATCGACGCATTTCAAATGGGCGCCGGCACGTCGCAGAATATGAACACGAACGAGGTCATCGCGAACCGCGCGATCGAGCTGCTGGGGGGCGCACGGGGCAACTACCAGATCGTCCATCCCAACGACCACGTCAACATGGCCCAGTCCACCAACGACGTGACCCCAACGGCGATCCGGCTCGCGGCCCTGATGACCCTCGGCGACCTCCTGGCGGTGCTTGAGACATTAGTGGAAGCCCTGGGCCAGAAGGCGCATGAGTTCGACGGCGTTGTGAAAGCCGGCCGGACTCACCTTCAGGACGCCGTACCGGTGCGGTTGGGGCAGGAATTCGGGGCGTACGCGATGGCGGTCGCCAACGATATCGAGCGCATCAAGAACGCCCGGGAGCGCCTGCTCTATCTCGGGATCGGGGGAACCGCGACCGGGACCGGCCTGAACGCCGATCCCCAGTACCACCCCCGGATGGTGCGCCGGCTTTCGGAGCTGACGGGTCTGCCGCTTCGGGGGTCCGGGAATCTCTTCGAGTCGATGCAGAACACCGCCGATGCGCTGGAATGCTCAGCTGCGCTCCGAACACTCGCCGCGACCCTCGCCCGGATCGCCAACGACCTGCGGTTGATGACATCGGGGCCGAATACCGGACTCGATGAGATCCGCCTGCCCCCGGTCCAGCCGGGTTCGTCGATCATGCCGGGCAAGGTGAACCCCTCCATGGCCGAGATGCTGAACATGGTGTGCTTCCACGTCATGGGGAACGACCTCACGGTGCTCCTCGCCACCCAGGCGGGGCAGTTGGAGCTCAACGTCATGCTGCCGGTGATCGCCCTCAACCTGCTGCAGTCGATCCAGCTCCTTACCAACGGGGTGCGCGCGTTCACCGAGCGGTGCGTCCGCGGCATCACGGCCAACGAGGAACGGTGCCGGCATTGGGTGGAGCACAGCGCCGCCCTGGCGACGGCGCTCAACCCCTCCCTCGGTTACAGCAAGGTCGCCGAGGTCGTCAAGGAATTCGTGCGGACGGGCCGGCCGATTCGGGAGATCATTTTGGCCCGGGGGCTGCTCACCGAAGCCCAACTCAACGACATCTTGTCGGTGCGGGCGATGACCGAGCCGGGGATTCCGGGGAAGGCGGCCGGCCCGACCCGTGGCTGATGATCTTCCAGGCAAAGCCCACCCACCCGTGTCGGCGAGTTCACAGTGCCTCGACCGCCGCTAGAAGCGAGGTGAGCGATGCACTTTGATTTCTCCTCGATCATCTGGTTGTTCGTCATCGTCTCGCTGCTCCAACCGCTGCTGACCCGGCAGTGGCAGCAGACGGCCCGGCTGCGGGTGTTTCAGCAATTGGAGCGCACCCGGAACAGCCGGGTCATCGCGCTGATCCACCGCGAGGAGACGATGAACCTGCTGGGGTTCCCGCTCGTGCGCTACATCGACATCCAGGACTCCGAGGAGGTGCTGCGGGCGATCCGGCTGACCCCGCCGGACCTGCCGATCGACGTCATCCTGCACACCCCGGGAGGCCTGGTGCTCGCGGCGGAGCAAATCGCACGGGCGCTCCGCGACCACCAGGGCCGGGTGACCATGTTCGTCCCCCACTACGCGATGTCCGGAGGGACCCTGATCGCGCTCGCAGCCGACGAGATCGTCATGGACGCCCACGCCGTCCTCGGCCCCGTCGATCCTCAACTGGGGAACCATCCCGCGGTCTCGATCGTCGCGGCCGTGGCCCGCAAGCCGATCGAACGGGTCGACGACGAGACACTGATCCTCGCCGACGTTGCGCAGAAGGCCCTCCACCAGGTCCGCACCGTTGTCGTCGAGTTGGCTTCGAGGCGCCTCCCTGCCGAGCGTGCGGAGGCGCTGGCGACCAGCCTGGCCGGGGGCACGTGGACCCATGACTATCCGATCACCGTCACGGAGGCGCGAGGACTGGGATTTTCGGTGTCGACGGAAATGCCGCGGGCGATCTACGACCTGATGCAGCTCTACCCGCAGGCGGGCCGGCGCCGTCCGTCGGTGGAGTACATCCCGCTGCCGTACCGGTCGCCGGCGGCCCCGCTTCCCCACCGCCAGGATCACAAGTAGGGCCCGCTCGCTAGCGGCCGGGCCTCCACACGACGTCGGGGCGCCCGGCCGCGAGGTTGGCCGCGCGCGCCAGCACGAAGAGCAGATCGGACAGTCGGTTGACGTACTTGAGGAGCTCCGGGTTGATCGGCTCCAGCGCGGCGAGCTGCACGATCTGCCGCTCGGCGCGACGCGCCACCGTTCGGGCATGGTGCAGTGCCGCCGCACCCGGGGTGCCTCCCGGGAGAACGAATTGGCGCAGGGGCGGGAGGCGATCCTCAAACCGATCGATCTCCCGCTCCAGCCCGGCGATCTGATCGGCGGACATCCTGACCACGTGAGACGCGGCCGAAGACGCGGCCGCGGGGGTGGCCAGCTCCGCGCCGAGATCGAACAGGTGATGCTGCAGCACCTCGAGGAGCCCGTCGATCTCCGGATCGCAGCCGGCGGCGCGCGCCAGCCCCAGGACGGCGTTCAGTTCGTCGATCGTGCCGTACGCCCGGACCCGCGGGTCATCCTTCGAGACGCGGGCCCCCCCGAACAGGCTGGTATCCCCGCCGTCTCCGGTCCGGGTATAGATGCGCGTCACGGCGCCGGCCTATTCGTCGGCGGCCACGGCCTGCCGCCGGTGTGCTGCGCGCCCGGCCTCGGCGGCGCCCGGCCTCGAAGCCAGGTAGGTGCCGAACCAGGCCAGGATGTGGCGGAGCCGCTCCACCCGATGCTTGGGCTGCCCGTTTCGGGAGAGATCGTGGCTCTCCCCCGGGAAGCGGACGAAGAGCGTGGGGGTCCCCTGTTTCTTGAGCGCGATGAACAACTGCTCCCCCTGCTCGATCGGACAGCGCAGATCGCTCTCGCTGTGGAGAATCAACAGGGGGGTCCGCATCTGGCGCACGTAGGTGATCGGCGATCGCTCGAGGTAGAATCCGGGGGATTCCCACGGATCGCCCGGATATTCCCAGAACCCCTTCTGATAGGCAAGGTCCGAGGTCCCCCACTGACTGTAGGCGTTGCTGATGCTCCGCATCGTCACCGCGGCCTTAAAGCGCTGCGTATGACCGACGACCCAGTTGGTCATGAACCCGCCGTAGCTCCCGCCCGCCACACCGAGCCGGTCGGGGTCGATCCAGCTGTACGCGCCGACCGCGTGATCGAGCCCGCGCATGAGATCCTCGTAGTCCTTACCACCCCAGTCGTGACGCGTCCCCGCGGTGAATGCCTGCCCGTACCCCTGGCTTCCGCGTGGATTCATGTAGACCACACCGTACCCGGAGGCGGCGAGGAGCTGAAACTCATGGAAAAATCCGTTGCCGTACGCTCCGTGCGGTCCGCCGTGAATCTCCAGGATTGTGGGAACCCGCTCACGCTGGCCCGGGCCGGTGGGGCGCAGCACCCACCCCTCGATCCTCCACCCGTCCGCGCTGGAAACCTGGAACCGCTCCGGAACGGAGAGCGCCAGGGTCCGCAGGAACGCCCCGTTCAGGTCCGTGATCCGCCGCAGCGGGCCCGCCGCCGGCCCAAGGTCCTGCACTACGATCTCCCCTGGCGTCAGGGGATCGCTCTCGATGCACGCCGCTCGAATCGCCCGGCGGTCCAGCGAGCATCCTATCAGTTCGTGATCGCCCTGGGTCTCCTGGCGGACCGCGCCGCCTGCCGCCGCCACTGACGCAATCTGGGTATTGGCGCCGTCGGCATACAAGAAGGAGATCCGCGAGCCATCGGGTGCCCACGTCAGCCCTCCCGCGCCGGGGTGGGCGCGGACGTCGGAGATCACATGATGGCCGATGCTGCGGTCGAACTCGCGTGTCAGGCAGACCGGATCACCGCCGCTGGCGGAGACCACCCAGACGGCTGAATTCGTCGCTCCCCGGCAGGCATTATCGTGCCCGGCGTACGCGATCCGCGTCCCGTCGGGGGACCACGCCGGCACGCTGACCGGACCGATGCCCCCGGTCAGACGCCGCGGCACCCCCTCGCCCTCGGCGGCCACCACCCAGATATCCGTGACATTGGTGAGATCGGCGTTCGGATCGGGGTTGGCGGCATACGCAACCCAGCGCCCGTCGGGCGACCAAGCCGGGTTCACGTGATCGCACTCCTCACGGGTAAGCTGCCGGGCCTCCCCACCGCCGGCGGGCACGGCGAGCACCTGCTTCCATCGCCCGTCCCAGAACCCCTCACCATCGAGCTTGTAGCGCAAGCGCGAGATCACGCGCACGTCGCTCTCGTCCGGCCCCGGCTTAGGTTGGGGCTTGGCCACCACGGCCAGCCAGCCGCTGTCCGGGGACCAAGCCAGCTCGGAGGGGGCGAGCGGGCCCGACGTCACCTGACGTGCCTCGCCCCCCTCCACCCCAATCACCCAGACCTGCTTCTCCCCGCTGCGGTCTGAGATGAAGGCGACCTGGGCCCCGTTGGGGGACCACCGGGGAGTTGTGTCCTTGCCTGCGGCGCTGGTCAGTTGCCACGGTGCGCGCCCATCGACGGGGGCGATCCACAGGTGGCTCCGGTAGCCGTTCGTCGCAACGTCCCCCGTCGTCACGGTACAGACCACCCGAGCTCCATCGGGAGACAGCTGCGGATCGTTGAGGATCTTGAGCGCGAAAAGATCTTCGATCGTGATCGGGCGCCCGGAACGGACACCCTGGTCACGAGGGCTCATCACGGCATCTCCTCCTCTTCTCTGTCCCTCGTTCGGGAAACGGCGCGCAGGACCGGGGCCGCCGCGTTCAAGGGGAGCACGGCCTCGCCCTTTCCTGTTCTTCGGGGGGCGCCCCCCTCCCTCCGGAATGCGCGCCCGCACAACGGCAGCCGGCGGAGAGGCCGGAGAACTCGCCGAGGAGCTCGCGGTCACCGCCCCAGGGCAAGCCGCTGGGAGAGCTGCGCCGGAAGATTGTGGGCCGCCATTTTCTCCTGGGTCGTCGCGATCGGGTACGAAAGCCGGTGCAGGGTGGCGGTGAGCGGTTCGGTCTCCAGGATGAGGTAGGACGCGCGGGGGTCACCGTCCCGGGGCTGGCCAACGCTTCCCACGTTGACGATGTGGCGGTCCGAACTGGCGAGACGCATCCGTTTCCCGTCCGGCAGGGCCCGGGCGCTCAGCGTCCCATCGGCCTTGAGAACGAACGCACCCGGCACGTGGGAATGCCCAACCAGACAGAGCGAGAAGGGGTGCTCGGAGAAAATGGCCAGGGAAGTGGGGAGATCGAGGATGTACTCTTCGATCGGATCCCGCGGGCTGCCGTGGACCGCGAGAAAGTCGGGATCCTCCAATCTGTCGGGCAGGGTCATGATCCACCGCCGGGTCTCGTCGGTCACGACCTCGATCGTCCACTCGATCGCCGCGCGCGCGAGCGGGCTGAAGGCGCTGATGTCGAGCGCGCCGACGGCCGCGCGGTCGTGGTTGCCGGCGATCGTTCTTCCCCCGAGCTCCCGGATGCGCGACGCGCACTCGTTGGGGTTGGGCCCGTAGCCAACGGTATCGCCGAGACACAAGAAGGCGTCGGGGCGGTGCCGGCCCGCGTCGGCCAGCACCGTTTCCAGCGCCTCGAGGTTGCCGTGCACGTCGGAGAGGATGGCGTATCGCACGGGGAGGGAACGGCCTAGCGTCGCCGCTTCGCGAGTTCGGCAAACACCTCGCCAGGGCTCACCCCAACGAACACCAGGAGGGCCAGCGTGTGGAACCAGAGATCGGCGACTTCCTCAACAAGGCGTCCGCGGGTCTCCTTCCGGGCGGCCCGAGTCACTTCCGCGGCTTCTTCCATGATCTTCTCATTCAGCCGGGCCAGCCCCTCCGAGAACAGCCGGGTCGTGTAGGACCCTCCGCGGGGCGTCGCGCGGCGGTCGCTGAGCACGGCCGCGATCTCGCTGAGGACCTCGGCGTCACCGCGGCCGGGTCGCTCGGCCCGGCCCTCCGGCTCCACCGCTGTAGAGTCGACGGCGATGGCCGCCTCGCCGTCTCGCTGCGCGACCCCCCGGTAGAAGCAGGAACGGTGCCCGGTATGGCACGCCGCTCCCGTTTGCTCAACCCGAAGCAGCAGCGCGTCGCCGTCGCAGTCCGCCCGAACCTCCGTCACGCGCTGAGTGTGCCCCGACGTCTCGCCCTTACGCCAGAGCTGACGTCGGCTGCGGCTCCAGTACCATCCTTCTCCGGTCTGCAGGGTCCGACGCAGGGCTTCCCGATCCATGTGCGCAACCATCAGCACCTCGCCGCTGGCGCTATCCTGCGCCACCACGGCCACCAGCCCGTCCGCATCGAACCGTATGCTTCCGCTCTCGTCCATCTCACGGTCCTCCCGTTCACCGGCGAACAGGGATCCTCGCGGCGGCCATCTCGGCCTTCGCCTCGGAGATGCTGTACCGCCGGAAGTGAAACATGGACGCGGCGAGCACGGCATCCGCGTCCGCGTGCTCGATGACCTCCACGAAGTGCCGGGGATGGCCCGCGCCCCCCGAAGCGATGACGGGCACCCGCACCGCTTGCGTGACGGCCCGGGTCAGGGCAAGATCGTACCCGTCTTCGTGCCCGTCCCGGTCCATGCTCGTGATCAGCAGCTCCCCCGCCCCCAGGTCCACGGCCTGGTGGGCCCAAGCGACGGCGTCTCGATTCGCCGGTGTCCGGCCCCCGTGCGTGTAGACTTCCCACCGCCCGGGCGCCTCCTGGCGCGCGTCGATCGCGACGACGATGCACTGGCTGCCGAAGCGCAGGGCCGCCTCCCGAATCAACTCGGGCCGCTGAATCGCCGCCGTGTTCAGGCCGACCTTGTCCGCGCCGGCGTTCAGCATCCGGCGGAGATCTTCAACGGTACGCAGGCCGCCGCCCACCGTGAACGGGATCGTGAGCGTGTCGGCCGTCCGCCGGACCACCTCCTCCATGATCCCGCGTCGCTCGTGGCTGGCCGTGATGTCCAAGAAGACGATCTCGTCGGCACCCTCGCGATCGTACAAGACCGCCAGTTCAACCGGGTCGCCCGCATCGCGCAGGTTCACGAAACTCGTGCCCTTGACGACCCGCCCTGCGTCGACGTCGAGGCAGGGGATCACTCGCCGCGCCAGCATCGCTTCACGCGGCCGCGGCCAAGAGGTCCTCGAGCCGGACGCGCCCCTCGTAGAGGGCCCGGCCGACGATGACGCCCTCCAGCCCCCGGGCCTCGAGCGGCCGGAGGCGCCGGATGTCGCCGGCCGAAGCGATCCCGCCGGCGGCGATCACCGGGACGTCGACCTCGCGCAGGATTTGTTCGATGGCGCCGACGTTCGGCCCCGCCAGCATCCCGTCCGCGCCGATGTCCGTGTAAATGATCCGCCGGGCGCCCGCCGCGACGACCTGCGTGGCAACGGCGGACGCGGACAGTCCGGTGCGGGTCACCCACCCCTCCGCCGCCACCTCGCCGCCCCGCGCATCGATCCCCACCACCACCCGGTGGCCGAACCGCGCGCACGCTTCCTCAAGCACGTCCCGACGGGACAGGGCGGCGGTTCCCAGGATCACCCGCGCGGCCCCCGCTTCCAACCACCGCTCGACCGTCCCCAAATCCCGCATCCCTCCCCCCACCTGGACCGGGATCTCCACCGCGGCGATCAGGCGGCGGATCGCTTCCGCGTTGATTTGGATGCCGGTAAACGCGCCGTCAAGGTCGACGACGTGCACCCAGGGGGCGCCGCAGGCCATCCACCGACGGGCCGCGGCGGCCGGGTCGTCGTCGTAGAGATGCTCACGGTCAGGCGCCCCCTGAACGAGCCGGACGCACCGTCCGCCGCGCACGTCAACCGCCGGCAGCACCAGCACCGACAGCCCACCGAGCGAAGTTGGTCAGCATCCGGATGCCGGCCGCCCCCGACTTCTCCGGGTGAAACTGGGTGGCCCAGACGTTGCCGCTGCCGACGACGGCGGCCAGCTCCCCGCCGTAGTCGGCCGTGGCCGCCACGAGCGCGGGATTCCCGGGAATCGCGTGGTAGGAATGGATGAAATAGACGTACATCCCCGCCGCGCAGCCGTCCAGGAGTGGGGACGGGCGAACGATGTTCAGCGCG
The sequence above is drawn from the bacterium genome and encodes:
- a CDS encoding metallophosphoesterase family protein — translated: MRYAILSDVHGNLEALETVLADAGRHRPDAFLCLGDTVGYGPNPNECASRIRELGGRTIAGNHDRAAVGALDISAFSPLARAAIEWTIEVVTDETRRWIMTLPDRLEDPDFLAVHGSPRDPIEEYILDLPTSLAIFSEHPFSLCLVGHSHVPGAFVLKADGTLSARALPDGKRMRLASSDRHIVNVGSVGQPRDGDPRASYLILETEPLTATLHRLSYPIATTQEKMAAHNLPAQLSQRLALGR
- the hisF gene encoding imidazole glycerol phosphate synthase subunit HisF, translating into MLARRVIPCLDVDAGRVVKGTSFVNLRDAGDPVELAVLYDREGADEIVFLDITASHERRGIMEEVVRRTADTLTIPFTVGGGLRTVEDLRRMLNAGADKVGLNTAAIQRPELIREAALRFGSQCIVVAIDARQEAPGRWEVYTHGGRTPANRDAVAWAHQAVDLGAGELLITSMDRDGHEDGYDLALTRAVTQAVRVPVIASGGAGHPRHFVEVIEHADADAVLAASMFHFRRYSISEAKAEMAAARIPVRR
- the hisIE gene encoding bifunctional phosphoribosyl-AMP cyclohydrolase/phosphoribosyl-ATP diphosphatase HisIE — its product is MDESGSIRFDADGLVAVVAQDSASGEVLMVAHMDREALRRTLQTGEGWYWSRSRRQLWRKGETSGHTQRVTEVRADCDGDALLLRVEQTGAACHTGHRSCFYRGVAQRDGEAAIAVDSTAVEPEGRAERPGRGDAEVLSEIAAVLSDRRATPRGGSYTTRLFSEGLARLNEKIMEEAAEVTRAARKETRGRLVEEVADLWFHTLALLVFVGVSPGEVFAELAKRRR
- a CDS encoding S9 family peptidase; this encodes MSPRDQGVRSGRPITIEDLFALKILNDPQLSPDGARVVCTVTTGDVATNGYRSHLWIAPVDGRAPWQLTSAAGKDTTPRWSPNGAQVAFISDRSGEKQVWVIGVEGGEARQVTSGPLAPSELAWSPDSGWLAVVAKPQPKPGPDESDVRVISRLRYKLDGEGFWDGRWKQVLAVPAGGGEARQLTREECDHVNPAWSPDGRWVAYAANPDPNADLTNVTDIWVVAAEGEGVPRRLTGGIGPVSVPAWSPDGTRIAYAGHDNACRGATNSAVWVVSASGGDPVCLTREFDRSIGHHVISDVRAHPGAGGLTWAPDGSRISFLYADGANTQIASVAAAGGAVRQETQGDHELIGCSLDRRAIRAACIESDPLTPGEIVVQDLGPAAGPLRRITDLNGAFLRTLALSVPERFQVSSADGWRIEGWVLRPTGPGQRERVPTILEIHGGPHGAYGNGFFHEFQLLAASGYGVVYMNPRGSQGYGQAFTAGTRHDWGGKDYEDLMRGLDHAVGAYSWIDPDRLGVAGGSYGGFMTNWVVGHTQRFKAAVTMRSISNAYSQWGTSDLAYQKGFWEYPGDPWESPGFYLERSPITYVRQMRTPLLILHSESDLRCPIEQGEQLFIALKKQGTPTLFVRFPGESHDLSRNGQPKHRVERLRHILAWFGTYLASRPGAAEAGRAAHRRQAVAADE
- a CDS encoding aspartate ammonia-lyase, yielding MSTDGQQRIEHDALGDVRVPADAYYGSQTARAIENFPISGLRLPRAFIAATATIKRAAAEVNAGLDLLDPKIAAAIAQAAQEVIEGKWDAQFPIDAFQMGAGTSQNMNTNEVIANRAIELLGGARGNYQIVHPNDHVNMAQSTNDVTPTAIRLAALMTLGDLLAVLETLVEALGQKAHEFDGVVKAGRTHLQDAVPVRLGQEFGAYAMAVANDIERIKNARERLLYLGIGGTATGTGLNADPQYHPRMVRRLSELTGLPLRGSGNLFESMQNTADALECSAALRTLAATLARIANDLRLMTSGPNTGLDEIRLPPVQPGSSIMPGKVNPSMAEMLNMVCFHVMGNDLTVLLATQAGQLELNVMLPVIALNLLQSIQLLTNGVRAFTERCVRGITANEERCRHWVEHSAALATALNPSLGYSKVAEVVKEFVRTGRPIREIILARGLLTEAQLNDILSVRAMTEPGIPGKAAGPTRG
- the hisA gene encoding 1-(5-phosphoribosyl)-5-[(5-phosphoribosylamino)methylideneamino]imidazole-4-carboxamide isomerase encodes the protein MLVLPAVDVRGGRCVRLVQGAPDREHLYDDDPAAAARRWMACGAPWVHVVDLDGAFTGIQINAEAIRRLIAAVEIPVQVGGGMRDLGTVERWLEAGAARVILGTAALSRRDVLEEACARFGHRVVVGIDARGGEVAAEGWVTRTGLSASAVATQVVAAGARRIIYTDIGADGMLAGPNVGAIEQILREVDVPVIAAGGIASAGDIRRLRPLEARGLEGVIVGRALYEGRVRLEDLLAAAA
- a CDS encoding cob(I)yrinic acid a,c-diamide adenosyltransferase; this encodes MTRIYTRTGDGGDTSLFGGARVSKDDPRVRAYGTIDELNAVLGLARAAGCDPEIDGLLEVLQHHLFDLGAELATPAAASSAASHVVRMSADQIAGLEREIDRFEDRLPPLRQFVLPGGTPGAAALHHARTVARRAERQIVQLAALEPINPELLKYVNRLSDLLFVLARAANLAAGRPDVVWRPGR